The nucleotide window ttGGCACTGCAATGTAAGACAGTAAAATTGTTAGAGAGCTTCCAAAGGAGGGCTAATGAAAATGGTGAAGGGTCAAGGGGAAGCcttgtgaggagcagctggggttGCTCAGTCTGTTCAGcttggaggagactgaggagagacCCCATCGcagtctgcagcttcctcatgactgaagcagaggggcagacaTGATCTTTTGTCCgcagtgaccagtgacaggactcaagAGAAAGGCTTTAAAGCTGAATTGGGAAGctttaggctggatattaggaaaagtttcttctgtcagagggtggttgggcattGGAACAGGGCCCCCAAGGAAGCAGTCATAGCATCAAGCCCGACAGAGTTCAACGGGTGTTTGGACAATATTCTCAGGCATTCTTTGTAATTACTGGAGTTGCTTGTGCAGGGACAGATGTTGGGCTTTGATTATCCTATGtgttccttccaactcaggtTGTTCTATGATTTCCTAGGTTAGTTCAGCACTAACACCAACACAAGTCCTTTTTTCAACCAAGTGCACGTGTTCAGCCCGCAAAATCTCCTCAGGCTGCCATTGGCGAGGGCACCGGTCCTGCTCTGAGAGCCCTTTCCCTGCACattgtgctgccctggggcaaGCGGAACAGAGAAAGCCCCGCCACTTTTTTGGGACATTCCCCTCCGTCCCAGCTCCGCAGGCTCCGGCTGCACACCGCTGGAGCCTGGCGACGACGGGGCCGGCCTCACCGAGTGTCGCTGCGGCCGGCACGGTTCGAAAAAGCCGCCAGAGCAGCGGCTTGcgttcccttccctccccaacCCGCTCCGAGGCCGTTCTGCGCCGCCGCTCTGGGCCTCGGCGGGCGGGGCGCGCACCGCGCTCCGCCCCAGCCCGCCCCTCTCGCAGAGCCGCCGGAGCGATATGGCGGTGGCCGTGCTGCGGCCACTGGACGCGGCGCCGGCCGAGTTGTCTCCGGCCACGGCGCTGCTGCTGGCGCCGGCGGGGCTGTGCGCGGCGCTgcgcgggcggggcggagcgCTGGTGCTGGCGGTGCGGCCGGCGGGGTGCGGCGGGGCGCAGCCGGTGCTGCTGAGCGCCGTGGCGCTGgaggcgggcgggcggcgcggcgcggaGCTGTGGCTGCGCGGGGCGCTGCTGCGGCGGCTGGGGCTGGCGGCCGGCCGCAAGGTGGCCGTGTGGCCCGTGCGGCGCCCGCCGGCGCTcgcctgggtgctgctgggggcggcggggcgggcggggaggCTGGTGGGCGGCGCGGTGCTGGCGCGGCGGGGCGAGGCcctgccggggccgggcccTGGGCCGGGCCCGCTGGTGCTGGAGGCGCGCCCGGCGCTCCAGGGGTTGCTGGGCAGCGGGACGCGCACCGCCCTGGCGCCCCCgctgcccgccccgccgggcaccgcccgcggccgcccccCCTCCGCCGCCACGCCGCCCCTCGTCTCCTGCttcgccgccgccgccgccggcccgaGGCTGCGGGCGGTGCGCGGtggggcgggcggcggcggggcggagGTGTGGGTGAGCCGGCGCGGGCTGCTAGCGCTGGGGCTGTTCCAGGGCGAGTGGGTGCTGGTGGGCGCCGAGGGGGCGGCCCGAGAGCATCTAGCGGCGCTGCTGGCGCGGCCGCCGCCCTGGGAGTACCCGCGGGCCGCCCGGCGCGGCCTGGCCGACGGCACAGCATTGCTGGCCCCGGCGCTGGCCTTCAACCTGGGCTGCGACCCCGCCGGCGCCGCGCAGCTCCGCCTGCAGGTGAGCCGGGTCCGGGCACGCCGGGAAGCGGGCTGGCGGCAGCCGCGGCTCACGGTGCGCCCCGTCCGCTCCGCAGAGGTACGAAAGGACCGACTCCGCGGATGGGAAGGGCAGCCGGTCCGTGCTGTCGGTGCCCCCATTCGCCAGGGAGCTGCACCTGGAGATCGTCTGCTCGCCGGCCTACAGCACACGGGGAAGCTACGACAGCGTGCTGTACAGGCACTTCGAAACACCGCGGTGAGCTGTGCGGGTGGGCTCGGGAGATGCGCCGAGTTTTTGTGGTACACACTGGGGATGTGACACCCCAGTGCAGGGGCCGTGAGATACACTCAGTGTATGTGCCACACACTAGGATGTGCGCAATGACACCACACCCCCAGTACAGGTGCTGTGTGGTTTTAGAATATCCCCTTGCAGTGTCCTGTTACGAGTGTGCTCTGCTTGGACAGAGCACTTCTTGTCCTGCCCTTCAGAAATTATCCTCAGGTCTCCTGCCTCATGATCCACCACCCAGTGCTGAGGGCTCACGAATGCTGCCCACTAACCTCTGTTGTGGAACCCCAGTTTTGTAAATCTCTGTGAATCTCCATATGTGTAATCCCAGTTTTCAGCTAAGTCAAGCCTGGAAACTGGATGTGTTGTCATCTTCTCCTTTGACGCCTGTGCCCGAGCATTTTTCATAAAGCTTCCAAGGCTATCTGTTGGGATTATTCCCAGCTATTCCGTGGATAAGGTGGTGTTTTTGTCTGAATGAGACACTCTAATGATGTTCATCTTCTGTACCATTCCCAAAAGGCTCCCATTAGTAGTCTGGATACATCTGGTTCCATCCAGTGTGTGCTAAATCTTTCAGTGGCTGTTGATAGTTTTATTTACAGGCAAGGACTGAGTCAGTATGAATAGGTAcattcttttctgtaaaaacacTTGTGATGCAGGTCAGGGAGGACACACCACCAGAAGGATTTACTCTTTGACTGGTGAAACTCTCTGCGTTTTTTTGTAGACTGGTCCAGGAGGGAGACATCCTGTGTGTTCCAACATTTGGAAATGCTGAATTTATAGAACTAAATGCAGACAAGTTCCTAAGGTAGGTGCAAACAAGTTGTGGGTCTATTACTTTGTACCAGAAGAGCAAAGATACTTTTCTATGATTGACTTTCTTGAAATCAGACAGTTAATCCATTCTGATCCCTGGATTTTAGTGTTTTATCTGTCTCTTAATATACTTGGAAGagggaaatgtttttattgcagCTAAGAGGGAGGCCTCCATTAGTTCATTCAAATAgtcaggaaggaaagaaaggaaaaaaagaggtagACCAACTGATGGGGATAAAGAGTGAAGAGGGAGGGGTGGCAGTCAGAGCCacataaaaaaagcaaagtggGAGCTGGACTTCTCAGCTTGTGACAAACAACAAAATGTGAATGAATATAAGTCCTAGGAGTTCAAGTTAGAAAAACTTTCTGTGGCCACcaattctgcctttcttggtTTTGCTCATGTGGCTTTGGAAGAGTTGTGCTAAATGGGAGATGGGAGGTCGCCTTCATATCAGGATAAGGGTGCTCCCAGTGGCATTCTCAACATTCACATTGGTGATCCTTGTGCATACTGCACAATAGGACAAGAGTAGCTTTGCTTAGCTGTGCTTTTCAGCTGTCTTCTTGTTGACATTTATATTGCTCCTTCCTTCAAGATCTTGACTCAGCAGTTTAGagtgcttgtttattttttctcttaggTGGCCAGAGCTATATTTCAAGGTGAAGAAGATTGTGGGCATGGTGGAAGGCGAGCAGTCCGAGGGTTACCTGGTGGACACCCAGAACACGTCTCTCTATCTGGTGAGATGTCagtggagagcagagagaggagatCTGAGGCTGCGCTTGCACCGTGGGTGACAAATGTACCTGTGGAGGCTTGTGCTTCCTGCCATTGGAAAACGGAAAATGACATTTCAGGGTGGATTTTGTCAGCTGGCACCTTTCTTTACTTGagtggtgtttttcttttctcacaggTGGGTTCCACAAACAGCACTGTCCCATCTGCCCCAGCCTATAACAGCAAGGAGTTCTGGAGCAGTTTGTCTCCCGCAGGACTTTTCGATGTCGTGAAGCAGCTCTGCAATGCTCTTCGGCCTCACCTCAACCGCCAGTGAGTTGG belongs to Oenanthe melanoleuca isolate GR-GAL-2019-014 chromosome 3, OMel1.0, whole genome shotgun sequence and includes:
- the PEX6 gene encoding peroxisome biogenesis factor 6 isoform X2, whose protein sequence is MAVAVLRPLDAAPAELSPATALLLAPAGLCAALRGRGGALVLAVRPAGCGGAQPVLLSAVALEAGGRRGAELWLRGALLRRLGLAAGRKVAVWPVRRPPALAWVLLGAAGRAGRLVGGAVLARRGEALPGPGPGPGPLVLEARPALQGLLGSGTRTALAPPLPAPPGTARGRPPSAATPPLVSCFAAAAAGPRLRAVRGGAGGGGAEVWVSRRGLLALGLFQGEWVLVGAEGAAREHLAALLARPPPWEYPRAARRGLADGTALLAPALAFNLGCDPAGAAQLRLQRYERTDSADGKGSRSVLSVPPFARELHLEIVCSPAYSTRGSYDSVLYRHFETPRLVQEGDILCVPTFGNAEFIELNADKFLRWPELYFKVKKIVGMVEGEQSEGYLVDTQNTSLYLVGSTNSTVPSAPAYNSKEFWSSLSPAGLFDVVKQLCNALRPHLNRQANALSGVGSVLLSGPSGSGKLVAVRAVCSCLNLHLFKVDCVSLCSDTSAATEEKVQVAFSQAQQYQPCVLLLKDIEVLGRDRDGLGEDARVIATLRQLLLDSDPALSHPVLVIGTTCKPQNVPTDVQTAFLHEVKIKAPSEEQRRLMLSMLTASLPLGKEVSLSKLARRTAGFVLGDFCALLSHSSRAACTRIQALSFPGGLSEEVERDFCTAGFPVLEEDFSAALDQLHDSHSQAVGAPKIPSVSWQDIGGLQEVKKEILDTIQLPLEYPELLSLGLCRSGLLLYGPPGTGKTLLAKAVATTCTMTFLSVKGPELINMYVGQSEENVRNVFARARAAAPCIIFFDELDSLAPSRGRSGDSGGVMDRTDWGLDYCALSAGCANGEVWMAV